The Callospermophilus lateralis isolate mCalLat2 chromosome 3, mCalLat2.hap1, whole genome shotgun sequence genome has a segment encoding these proteins:
- the LOC143394712 gene encoding olfactory receptor 4F4-like has protein sequence MDGGNQSIVSEFLLLGLCHSWDIQVLLFVILFMIYLMTVFGNIFIILLIMKDTHLHTPMYFLLANLSFIDMWLSSITTPKMIIGFLRENQSISFGGCMCQVLFVHFIGSSEMIILVAMAYDRYVAICKPLHYTTIMSLQKCMRLVVIAWIAGFVHGMSQLVVIAQLPFCGPREIDSFFCDIPLVIELACMDSSNVDTLINIDCGFVAVTSFILLLISYTHILVTVHQSSKSGASKALSTCTSHITVVVLFFGPCIFIYVWPIGVPWLDKFFAVFYTAITPLLNPTIYSLRNKDIKEAMKRVKSYCYGSQG, from the coding sequence ATGGATGGAGGAAATCAATCCATAGTGTCAGAATTTTTGCTTCTGGGACTTTGCCATTCATGGGATATTCAGGTTTTGCTCTTCGTGATATTATTTATGATTTACCTGATGACtgtatttggaaatatttttatcATACTACTAATCATGAAGGATACTCATCTTCatacccccatgtacttcttGTTAGCCAACCTATCCTTTATTGACATGTGGCTTTCCTCAATCACCACTCCTAAGATGATCATAGGATTTCTCAGGGAGAACCAGAGCATTTCCTTTGGAGGTTGCATGTGCCAGGTTCTCTTTGTGCATTTTATTGGATCAAGTGAGATGATAATACTGGTGgccatggcctatgaccgctacGTGGCCATCTGCAAACCCCTCCACTATACTACCATTATGAGTCTGCAAAAGTGCATGAGGCTGGTAGTGATTGCCTGGATTGCTGGCTTTGTGCATGGCATGAGTCAACTGGTTGTAATTGCACAGCTGCCTTTCTGTGGCCCGAGAGAAATAGACAGCTTCTTCTGCGACATACCACTGGTAATTGAGCTGGCCTGCATGGATTCCTCTAATGTAGACACTTTAATAAACATTGACTGTGGGTTTGTGGCTGTAACCTCCTTTATTCTATTGCTAATATCCTACACACATATTCTTGTCACTGTTCACCAAAGTTCTAAGTCTGGTGCATCCAAGGCTCTTTCTACATGCACTTCCCACATCACAGTGGTGGTGCTTTTCTTTGGGCCCTGCATCTTCATCTATGTGTGGCCAATAGGCGTTCCGTGGTTGGACAAATTTTTTGCGGTGTTTTACACTGCTATAACACCTCTTCTAAATCCTACAATTTACTCTTtgagaaataaagatattaaagaaGCTATGAAGAGAGTTAAAAGCTATTGCTATGGATCCCAAGGCTAA